Proteins from one Pseudomonas bijieensis genomic window:
- a CDS encoding YqaA family protein: MGEAYIGLFLAAFGAATLLPLQSEALLVGLLLSQRHEAWLLLGVATFGNVLGSLVNWWLGTRLEHFKDRRWFPVSPAHLDKARGHYQRFGRWSLLLSWLPIIGDPLTLVAGVMGEPWRRFLLLVTLAKGLRYGVLALATLGWMD, encoded by the coding sequence ATGGGCGAAGCCTACATCGGCCTGTTCCTCGCGGCCTTCGGCGCGGCAACCCTGTTGCCGCTGCAATCCGAGGCGTTGTTGGTCGGCCTGCTGCTCAGCCAGCGCCATGAAGCCTGGCTGTTGCTGGGGGTTGCCACGTTCGGCAATGTCCTGGGTTCACTGGTGAACTGGTGGCTGGGCACGCGCCTGGAGCATTTCAAGGACCGGCGCTGGTTTCCGGTCAGTCCCGCCCACCTGGACAAGGCTCGTGGGCATTACCAACGCTTCGGTCGCTGGTCACTGCTGCTCAGCTGGCTGCCGATCATCGGCGATCCATTGACCCTGGTGGCCGGGGTGATGGGCGAACCGTGGCGGCGCTTCCTGCTGCTCGTGACCCTTGCCAAGGGCCTGCGCTATGGCGTTCTCGCCCTGGCGACACTGGGCTGGATGGACTGA